The genomic segment GTGACGAAGACGCGGCGGCGGCCGAGCAGATCGGCCGCGCGGCCGCCGAGCAGCAGGAAGCCCCCGGCGAAGACCACGTAGGCGCTGACCACCCACTGCTGCGTCTGCCCCGGGAAGCCGAGGTCCGCGCCGATTTCCGGCAGCGCCACGAAGACGATGTTCAGGTCGAGCGAAAAGATCAGCTGCGCCAGTGCGAGCAGCGCCAGGCTCCAGCCGAGGCCGGCGCGTTCCCCAGATTCGATAGTACGCATAAACACGTACTGTACGTCTGTACGTCAACAGTCGTATCAAGGAGTAGGATGGCGGCGTGTTCTCCCAGCACCCCGAACGCGAGCAGATCCGGCTTGATCAGGTACTGGCCACCTTGGGCAACCCGATCCGGCTGCAGATCGTGCGCGTGCTCGCCGACGGCTCGGAGCGCAGCTGCGGCAAGATCATCGACGGCATGTCGAAGTCGACGCTGACCCGGCACTGGCGGGTGCTGCGCGACAGCGGGGTGATCTGGCAGCGGCCCTACGGCCGCGAGAACCTGCTTTCGCTGCGAAGAGAGGACCTCGACGCCCGGTTCCCCGGCCTGCTCGACGCCGTGCT from the Amycolatopsis magusensis genome contains:
- a CDS encoding ArsR/SmtB family transcription factor, producing the protein MFSQHPEREQIRLDQVLATLGNPIRLQIVRVLADGSERSCGKIIDGMSKSTLTRHWRVLRDSGVIWQRPYGRENLLSLRREDLDARFPGLLDAVLNAET